The genome window TAGTGGGATCATAgtgggagtgacagggtcatgttgcagtgactggcatagtgctgggagtatctgggagtgactgggatcatactgggggtgacagggatcaaaccagactcatactgggaagttacctggaatcatcctgggggtgactggactcatactgggatcatgctttGAGCAACTGGGTCCATGATGGGGCAAAAGGCATCATAGAGGGACTGAATGGGAGtggctgggttcatactggaagtgactggggctGTACCTTActcctactgggagggactgagagtgaaaggaaccatacaggacatgactgggaacaactgggaccatGTTGGGGGCAAGTGGGATCTtcttgggaatgactgggaacataaaagcttgagtggagtttttatcccgtggcattcctggggagcagcggcagctccgtgcccccagcccggggggtgggagcaggggaaccggTGGCAGCATcttcggggcacagccgagggctggggggctcctcccccaattcattttctctgcccaattcaaatcatcccctcccattcaaatcccctccgttcacattttctccccaccattaaagtttccttgccccagttcaacttttctccccaattaagccctgaggccccaccccatccccggctcctcccagcaggatCCGGCCGGgactttctggaaacagcagcggaaagagttcaaaaattcctcattacttccatcgatttccttggtttccggggcattttcctgcggctgctccgggccaaggctgaggggtcccctcgggctccagcccctttccagaccctttttccagctcctttcctcagctgacccaaagctgcggattttggggagcgggaagagtcgctctgctcgggggtccccgcagtgccccagggaggccccgaggccgcagcgtggttccctccggccccttggagtgtttggaatctccaactctcagcaatcgctgtccgtggcattcaattccccctgcagggttttcccccagaccggctttctttccagagggttttgtggtttcgctttgagctggggcctgagggcaccggagcggccgcgggtgccggggcaggaagggctgagggacagcagtgccccacaaacctccgggagggggacaagggctggagggggcaaagagagaataaacacaagattttagaaaaagaaaaaaatccagtaaaatatagatgatatctaaaatataataaaaagaactgaataaagaaagtaacagcagagcttcttctcctgggactttgggttcCTTGTCCAAGCTCCGAGCTGGGTGTGAGCCAGAAACCAGTGCCTGGGAGAGCCATTGCTGCTTGAAGGGCTTCCTATGGCCAGAACTAAAGTGTCGAGTATCAAGGAACAGCTTGAGGTTACAGAAGCGCCAGCGCTCCCGTTGGATTCCCTCGTTTGAAGCTGAAAGCGGAGCTCCatctgtgactctgctttgtaaggattgaatgtaaaactccagagcaatccccgtttccctccctcctctggccagcGGCGCACGGAGGAGGGATGGGAGTTTCGGTGAGTCCGTGCTTCCCCCGGAGGGACAGGAATCCTTGCCGTGTccagcgggggtccctccccagccgtgcggtcactccccggcccggccctgaggcgcggggcagtcgcggggcagccgcgctccggccccgtcagcagcagcgccgcttcgtgccgggcaggagcggcagaaggagccgggcggcggcgggggctgaatcccggcaggaggaggaggaagaggaagaagaagaaggggcCAGGTCGGCCTGCGGTGTCCGATGGCcagggagcagcggggaggcctcggggagcggcggcgggcggggctctgttggagccgccccgaggggtTTGTGCCACGCCGGGTCCCTGAAGGAGTCGCTCCGCGGCACGGGTGGGCTGGGAACATAAGGaaatgaagagaagagaagagaagagaagagaagagaagagaagagaagagaagagaagagaagagaagagaagagaagagaagagaagagaagagaagagaagagaagagaagagaagagaagagaagagaagagaagagaagagaagagaagagaagagaagagccgCACCGAGACGCGTCTCCCCCGCCCGcgtctgaaggagctgcaccgagggacgggCGGAGGTTGAGTagattaaaatacagagaacagagtaaaagagaataaaaaactgcaCCGGGATGTCCGCGGCGCCCGGTGTCACTGACGAGCCGCacggcgggacgggcgctgtcgggtgtggccagaagggcagtgccgaggagggtgagaggtgagaatagaaaaaaacagtagggagaatagaataaaatgcaataaaagacCCACACCAGGGAATCTCCGCAGCCCCGTGTCACTGAAGAGTTGCACCGAGAGAGCGGCGAGAGGTGACGGTGGTGAAAAGTGGAGTATTGCTGatgtagggaagctgagaattatcctggagctagaaatggaccaatcgtcatcctgatgattaagctatgaaagaaaaagctgggactcagcagaactggaccaggcatgagctgtcagcctgaacaggtcaccaggaggacagaatgatgaagatgaagatgaagatgaagatgaagatgaagaagtagctggaagacccttggtttcagcccttggtttcagcaggactggcaataaaaggctgtaaaaccttcagaaccctggaagattcccttccttgccacactgggcctaagctggacagcgccttcgaagccgtgcgctctggacgggctgtcctgttcatggctttgcgctgcttcccagcggcccaaggctctcccccctcacagaggggccctgccccgccccacgcgccccgtggccgctcccgctccgcccgccctgcggagatgttgcccccccacccgccccccgtgccctggcatcccccagcgccagccgcccctcagggaggggcaggaggagggagcaggcccagcttgttcccctttcctggcggtcacgtggcatccaagagccaaggagggctgaaatggcacgtcccccaaacgcttccctctctggtccttttggggcactaacacgctctgctcaagggagtccgagggcctacgctcggctttccctgctaaggcctcattcttccttctgtaagctctataactggctggttgacgttagctctctaggagatggggaaaacgagacgctttcaaattgggggaattaccctggtaaattactgcagtttttcagcaacagaatttcaaggtgcagctgggcctttcagccattgcatcgattttcaaatggcacccgcagcatccgacgtgtgaagagcccagtgtgaagctcctcaaagacactgcagcagttgtcccccagcagacaggacgtgtctgtgctgagtcaccagaaaagagagctaagcccggagtcattcgtgcatgggcaagcagagttggtttccagaagagttgcatgcactcgtttccctctcccactcagtacttgctctcctctttcaagctggctcctgcctttaactggagcttttgacagagaagggaatgactgcatctcattttctttgggatgtggctatccaaatgtctgcaaggaatcttacagggagcatggagcctgggcaaacatctgtgaggctgcagcttttgactgcttgaaacgggccttctttgggctcggcacctgcaggccaccgcagagcggtagccgcaggctgctgccagagctgcaacacaacaaaactgtggcagcccgagaatcagcgcgcagctcttctgcatgttgtccgacgttaaggtgccaaagaaagagcaagcaggaagagaggagctttgtgtcaggagacaagccaacacctccctgccagaaagggaggtcaggctccaaagtgagtccgagcaaaggtcagcatgcacctacgtgctcaagaggcaactgcgcactgcagtactcctggaaactgatttccttggcttcttttgtcccctaaatgtcatcaaagcagttagggctttcagaagcaacaaagatgccagcaggaacaagcacacttgcttttagtcaaagccttggggaggaaaagccacgtttgcttggatttcttgggggcctgctggatcggtgcattttcggagttaccccgggatgccttgagcactggcttatggacggtaaggattttttctcctgctttatgactgaggagatcttcccaggcttttcttttgcgtcagctgtacagaagatttcggttgccgggcgtaactacgccaacagagccagagcggctgctattgtgacgtcaagggagccgggccgcatcacagtgctgtcagcgcgacgttgtcccggcgcgcgcgaggcctccttgtccagagcagctctttggctcgctcgctgcaggaggaccctcgtgactgaggcgttctcagcagacggcctgcaccccgagaggagtcttggtttttcccccgggtggcattcagtgtgcaaacccgcacagcactgctagaatgatcgggcaagtctgtgccgcggtttgcacggttttttctgtggcgtattccggctacttcctgacccacctgactcgtaagtaaaggtttatcctgggggtagccatcacacggcttttgcttcactttgctcttgatgctcgtttgtagtgatgaagcagatttgggagcaaaagtgccattaaggtgccgctcctttgctaaagctcctgccaacagcatcagctaaaaagggggtgtctgcactcgctggcggctggagagtatttgtaacgtaacctgcaggggttgcgttccctccacgggagagcgcgtggcattggacactgtcatttcctcagcttgctgcttcagccgagacaactgcaaattgcaggctggcagggagcctcacaagtacttctaaaacttgcccaggagtgagggaaagcactttcttgctccaaatcctgccattagaggccttggctctctgctatGACCCTTGACAgtgtgccaagagagcaattcccttggcaatgaagtgcaagctcctaaccgcttaggctttgctcctgaacccaggagctgttcctgggctgctttagaagagaaccgccacagctatggggccctttgtggaagctttcctgggggatcatttgcagcaaatggatgggaattagtgcatgcaatttatttaaaaaacaaacaaacaaacaaaaaccaaattaaaaacaacccaacaacaacaacaacaacaaaaaaccagaaaagaaaggttgcagaaaagagaagaggaaaaagctgcttgagctgttgggcagaacagaagctctgacttaaaggccacttggcatttctgtgatcgtgtttctgtttcttcagcgaCAAAAGTAGAGAGAGCCTAGTATAGTGTCCTtgttgttctcttgcttgcagtgggaaaatcttgtgttgctcctggagggatgttgggaaaggaaaatgctctctgttgggactgacttgtcctgtgggactccccagcacaggcacttttctaacggcatctggttccttttgccttgctctctgcaggtcACCTCACACGCGGATGGAGACAAGCCCGTCCTTTGGTGAGTGGCAAAGGAACCTCTGACCTTGCTGGCATGTAAGAATTGTGCGgcaagctgtgagcttggcctgttGTGGTAGAGTGTagagtgccagcctgggaggcggaaagaaaggccaagtcggtgttggcatcagcagcagcaaagggagcactggctctttcctaattttccattGAAGAGCCTTTCAAGAGATGAAAGGCAAGTGTGGCAGGCCAAAGGTGTCTTGCTGATTCTAGCCAGGGTGGAGGATCAAATGCACAGCAAGACGGAGCACCACCTAATTTGCCCACCTTAAGAGGGTGAATTTCACGACTCAGAATCCCACTTTGATCAAAGTTTCTGATTTCCCCTTAGTCtgggtgaaaagaaagcagcttacggagctgacaagaaagcagctcctaaaggactggctgctccctgtccctctcactgctgtctgtctgcagggctcaccagcagggtcagcagctcctctggctccctctcttGCTGAGGAAGATGCGGAAGAGGAGCCAAATGACAAGAAGCCTCCAGCTGGTGTCCATCCACGGCCTGAACGTGCAGAGCCAGTAAGTGGCGCCTGTGGTTGGCACTGCCTTTGGTGGAGGGCCGAGCTTCAAGTTTCTGACGAGCCAGCCCTTGCCGCTCGTGCCTGAagatgctgggggctgtgtgcctgccatgacgtagtgctgcttcagccaggccaggcaccCCTGGCAAATGGCTTCTGAACTTTCCCATTTGAGCGCCATTTTGCTGGGACGCTGAGAGGGCCTGAGAATGTCTTTGGGATCAGACGAGAGGCAGCATTGTGCCTTTCAATTGTTGCCAGCGTAGAAGTGAGCCCCTcggtgcacggtgtccgtgcagGCTCCCCGTGGTCAGTGGACAGAGACGGTCCAAAGACTCAGttgagagccttgcaggatactTAGGAGACACTGGCCCCTGGGAGGGACCAATTAGCTTCAGGCACAACGTAGAGCAGACTGGCCTTCTGGTCAGACGCTACCATGCCCACTCGAGGGTGACTTCATTGcccaggggaacacagcaggaggaaagcaacaaggctctggggccctgctcccacctcttgCTGGATCTTTGCAAGCTCGTCAATACCTTGTTGCAGTGGTCTTGCAGAAAATCGATAAAATGTAGCATGAACCTggccatgtgctgctgtatcacagcagcctttgggctttgcccgttgcctttgagaaggggacatgcaaaacccccccagccaaaGAGGCCTGGCGGTGGCTGACAGCCTTCCTTTTGCcgtgtgctctgcagggcatctgtGCCAGCCGCCTTTCTGACGGGCAATCCTttcttgtcccagctctctcttgaCGGGCGCTCTGCCGTCCAACGTGCCGCTTCACCGGcgcgctctgcagcagccagcactcccccacgtgccagcacttcgtccagcagcccagcccagcagccggagatgagagaggagcagagcctgaagagaCTGAGTACGTCTGGTGTATTTCTGGTCTGCCAGAGCGGTGTGTTTTCTGCGGGTCTCTGAAGTTCCTCCTCGCTTTAGTGTCACAGAGGCATTTAGGCCTCCCTCCAAGAAcctgttgctgtgctttgaggCAGCAAGAGAGCGCTCGGCGTGTTCCCgctgcctctgagggcagctggcactggcttgacttttcctgggctgccctctgtgccaaagacaaaagcagagattgttTCTGTTGAGCAGAAGGCTGGCACCTAGCGGGTGACTGGGCCCCAGGGAGCTCTCGGgccccagctcttctctggctgccctttttaCGACTGTTCTCGctcctcctctcactgctgcacactGTTCTCCTAAGTGGCCCTGCCGGTGACGGCAGGTGCCACTGCAGAGGCCGCGGAGGCCCTTCCTTAACTCGGAGGGCCCAGTTCCTAAAGGCCCTTCGTTCTGGCTTATcacatgagctgctgtgcttgagaGCCGTGAAGTCCTTCTTGGAAAGGCCAGCTGCTGAAAGGCGGAGAAGATGGCCCTCCCGCTCGCTGTTCTCAGCGGCTGGAAGCCAAGTGACTGCAATGGGCACAGAGCTCCCGACAGTGGGGCTGCATCTTGGATCGTCTGGGGAGCGGCATCTCCCTTTGAAAGTGAGcaccttgcactgcttttgtctttcagggaGCATTGTGAGTCTGGGCGAGCCGAGGAGGAAATACTCGGCGTTTGAAGAACTCGGACGAGGGTAAGTCTGACGCCTGCTCCTTACGCAAAACCACGGGCCCGGTCATTTGGCCGGTGCAGCGTCAAGcgtgaagtcaggcaagctgcgaACACGGTCAGACTCCGGCTTTACCTTCCTGCCACCTCTCAGGACTGCTCAGTCAGAGCAGTCAGAAGGCATCATCAAAGACAACCTGGTGCTGGCAAGGTCTgccttgcttgcagcaaggagcagggcctggaagaTGTCCCGCCCCTGCCGGCCTACCAGAGCACCTTGTCACCCGAGAGCTGGCAGATAACACTtctcaaaggcagagttttccaagttcttctccagtttttccaaagggtCCCCCTTAGGCTGGGAACGGAAGCAATCGGGCGTGTGCCTTGGAGATTTGTAGCAGCCCTTGGTGTTCACactgggcctcagttttctcctggACACCCTGCGTGGCAGAGGGCTGCTGGGCTCTTGTGCTATTGGCGGGGGAGGCGCTGCAGCCAGGCgttttccaaatgctccaggcagcctggggagatCTCCCGCCTAGGCTGGCTTTCACCGCCAGGGACTAaagggctttttctgctgccgttttctttctaggggttttggagctgtttataAAGCCCTCGACGCCAGCACAGGACAACAGGTAAAGTGTCAATGCCCCCAGcagattttgcagctctggagcGCTTTCGCCGCGGCTGCGAGCcttggctggagctttgggtggCCGCTCCATCTCTGcggcagaggctgctcctctgaagcacagcctaggctcagcagcctgcagacGGCATTTGGGACGGGCTTCGGTCCTTCTCCTAagctctgccctttggcacagctgggctgcgtcATTGCACAAGCACTCGCTGCGTGTTCCTGGGGATCTCGTGCGACGAGCGGCTTCTCAAGTCAACGGTCTCTCAATGTCCTTTTAGGTGGCCATCAAGAAAATGGCTCTTCAAGAGGAGATGTCCGAGGAGCTGGCTGTCAATGAAATCGTGGCCATGAGGGACAGTAGGAACCCCAATATTGTGTCCTACTTAGACAGGTGGGGCTATTCTCATGTCAGTGTTCCTTTAGGATACtgcaagcccaaagtggcaaacccctttggtcactggcagaaaatggagctgtttaggatttctctcctccagtgcgtgggaggaggttgcacttggtctgcaagaatctcctctggcaaatgcagcttggagagcacttccagaaagctgggtcagcccctcgggtgactgggctgtgcccaggtcctctctctccatgccgggcttttcttctttcagctacctggTCGATGGAGAGCTCTGGCTGGCGATGGAGTTCATGGACGGCGGCACGTTGTATGATGTAGTCGGGGCAGTGTACCTCGAGGAAGGACAGATAGGCGCTGTctgtcgggaggtgagggatgccgcttgtgcttcccctggcCTGTTGGCCCTTGTCAACTGGTGGTTAAGAACAGCAGAGATTTCTTGCTCACGGccttgctttgctgttgctgtcacgACACGCAGAAGAAAGAACATCTGAAGCCAACTGCCTGCCAGTGTCCCCGCACTTCCTAGGCTCCGTTCTCGCACTCTTACGTGCTGCCGTTGTGCTGGGGCGCTCGCGCTCGCTGGCTCGCTGGCTCGCTCGCTGTGTCGCACTTGTTTCCTCTTGCCAGCTTTGCCTCTCAACgtttgcctggagcctgtctgtgtgtcctgcatTCCTTGCCGCTCCAAGCCTGAACGCTGGTGGCAGAATTTCAAGCTAAGGGCAAAGGAGATGTCCTCAGCTTCAAAGGATAGCATTGCAGCCCAGATGGCGTTGGATTCTGGAACAGGTCTAacgtgctgcttcctcctctgctgccacaaggctaccaagaaaatctttgccaTGCCGCCCCCCAGCCAAAGGGCACGCGCTACGTACCG of Aphelocoma coerulescens isolate FSJ_1873_10779 unplaced genomic scaffold, UR_Acoe_1.0 HiC_scaffold_426, whole genome shotgun sequence contains these proteins:
- the LOC138101700 gene encoding serine/threonine-protein kinase PAK 3-like, with the protein product MIGQVCAAVCTVFSVAYSGYFLTHLTRHLTRGWRQARPLGSPAGSAAPLAPSLAEEDAEEEPNDKKPPAGVHPRPERAEPLSLDGRSAVQRAASPARSAAASTPPRASTSSSSPAQQPEMREEQSLKRLRSIVSLGEPRRKYSAFEELGRGGFGAVYKALDASTGQQVAIKKMALQEEMSEELAVNEIVAMRDSRNPNIVSYLDSYLVDGELWLAMEFMDGGTLYDVVGAVYLEEGQIGAVCRECLQGLHFLHSRRVIHRDVKSCNILVSTDGSVKLADFGLCAQLTPEHDKCSSSVGTPSWMAPEVVRGEAYGPKVDIWSLGIVGLEMVEGEAPYQREPRLRVFELIERNGAPKLQNPRHHSALLRDFLRCCLQTDEDRRWSAQELLKHPFVTSGDPASSLAALIISAKQVQEDWRGDACA